The Bradyrhizobium sp. CCGB01 genome segment CGGTAGTGACGCTGGCTTCCTTGCATACTCACAGTTCTTTCGCAGCGACCGCGTTCGCCTGCCTGGTGGTGATCTTGCTGTTCTCGCAGATAGGCAGCTTCATCGCGTCACTGGCGCTTTCCATCGTCTCCGTCGCTGCTTTGGCCTACGTGTTTACGCCGTCCATGTTTGGACTTCGAATCGACGACCACCAGGACCTGCTGGTGCTTGTCGCTTTCCTTGCTGCCTCAACTGTCGGAGCGTACCTGATCGGAAAAGCCCACGACGAAATGGAAGCTGCGCGTGAGGCCGCAGCCAAGGTACGGCGCGGCGCGTCCGATCTGCATAATCGCGAGAAAATGTGGCGCGCAATCTTTGAGCATAATCCGGCCATGTATTTCATGGTCGATGAAGCCGGGACGGTTCTTAACGTCAATACTTTCGGCGCGACTCAACTCGGCTATACGCCTTCGGAATTACTCGATCTATCCGTGCTGAAAGTCTTTCTGGAAGCCGATCGTGAGGTCGTTCGCAAACGCATCGGGGAGTGTCTTTCAGATATCGGCCAATCGCGGACCTGGGACATCCAGAAGGTCAGAAAGGACGGTTCGGTGCTGTGGGCGCGCGAAAGCGCCAAGGCCATGCTGGGGCCTGACGACAAGCCACTCGTCCTCATTGCCTGCGAAGATATCACCGAGCAAAAGCGAACGGAGCTTGCGCTGCAGCGGAGCGAAGCCCATTTGGCCCAAGCGCAGGAATTGAGCCGCACTGGTAGCTTTGGCTGGAACGTCGCCACCGGAGAGGTCTTTTGGTCCAAGGAGACTTTCCGGATATTCCAATACGATCCGGAGACGAAACCGACACCGCAGCACGTCCTTGACCGCACTCACCCGAAAGATAAAGCCGAGGTCCGAGAGACGATCGATCGAGGGTTTCGAGGCGAGGATTTCGAGCACGAATACCGGCTGCTGATGCCCGACGGGTCGATAAAGCATATTCGCGCGCTGGCACGGGCGACGAGAACCGCGTCTGGCGATATCGAATTTGTCGGGGCGGCGACGGACATCACGGCAGCAAAGCAGACGGAACAACAGCTGCGTCGCAGTGAGGGCTATCTGGCCGACGCGCAGCAGCTCAGTCACATGGGAACATGGTGCTGGGACTGTCACCGTCGCTGTTTTGCATATCGCTCCGCCGAAGTCAGTCGTCTATTTGGCTTTGATCCTGATGAGCCCATCTCGCTTGAGGCCCTCCGGTCGCGCATCCATCCAGACGACTTGCCCCTGCAGCAGGTAGTGCAGCGTCAGGCTATCGAACAGAAGACAGGGAACTTCGAATACGATTTCCGGATCTGTCTTCCCGATGGCAAGGTGAGGCATATACACGCAGTTGCGCACGCTGTGTTGGGAAGCGACGGCTCCACCGTCGAACTCATCGGAACGCATATGGATGTTACCGAGCAACACGCAGCTCGGGAACGGCTGGAAAACACTCTTGCTGCGCTACGTGAGAGCGAGCAGCGCTTTCGTGATTATGCCGAAACTGCTTCCGACTGGCTCTGGGAGACCGGGCCAGACCACGCGGTCACCCTCTTATCAGAACACGCCAGCGCTGCGGGCATCCTGGCCGCAGGGCTCCTCGGCCAGCCTCGCTGGGAAATTGCGTGCGACGTCGAAGAAGAACCTGAGAAATGGCGGCAGCATCGGGCAATACTCGACGTACACCTCCCATTTCGCGATCTGATTTATCGCACCGTCAACAGGAGCGGATCTGCGATCTACGTCCGGACAAGTGGCAAGCCCTTTTTTGATGTAAGCGGCAACTTTCTTGGCTACCGTGGCGTCAGCAGCGACATTACTGTGAACATTCGCGCAGATCAGGCCGAGCAGGAGCTGCGTAAGGCACAAGCGGATCTTGCGCATGTGACGCGCGTGACGACGCTGGGAGAACTAACAGCCTCCATCGCCCACGAAGTAAACCAGCCACTCGCGGCCATTGTCAGCAACGCCGATGCGTGCCTTGGCTGGATGGCGCGCGAAACTCCCGATGTGTCCGCCGCGCGCAGATCGGTGCAGTGGATCATCGACGACGCTATACGGGCAAGCGAGGTGATCCGCAGGGTCCGCACACTAGCGAAGAAAGGCGATATCGAGATGGTAGCGCTCGATATCAATGATGTTATCAACGAGGCCATCGCGCTTTTGACACGTGAGCTGGTTAATCACCAAGTGAGCCTGCGAACCGAGTTGGCGCCCACACTTCCCACGATCCTCGGCGACCGGGTCCAGCTGCAACAGGTGATCATCAATCTGGTGATGAATGGGATCGAGGCCATGCATACAGTTGCCGACAGGCCCCGCGAACTTCTGATTCAGTCATCCAGGGATGATAGGGGACGCGTGCAGCTCTCCGTGACTGATTGCGGCGTCGGGATTGCTGAGGATGATAGAGTTCGGATCTTGGATCCGTTCTTCACAACCAAATCGACTGGCCTTGGCATGGGTCTTGCGATATGTCGTTCGATCATAGAGGCTCACGGAGGGCACTTATCAATCGTCCGCAAGAAAGAGCCCGGCGCGACTTTCCAATTTGCCCTGCCCGTCGTGCATTTGCCTATCAGGCGGTCGGGAACCTCAAGTTCTTATTGAGACCTTAAGCCCGCGCGAGCAGGCACCTTGAAACTGGGCAGCTGCAGGTCCAATGAACAAGGAAACAGCCGCCGGCTCGGCCTCGCCGAGCTGAGCACCACAACCAATTCGGAGCGTTTCCAGGCGATCCCGCAAGGCGTCGCCCGCCCGATGTTCTGCAGTTGCGATAACTGGGTTCAGCAGCCGCTCAAGCAGACATGACGGCGCGCGAATGCATCGAAGCGGTCATTGCGCTTCTGGCGGACCTTGGTTTCGACCCGGATGACATCCGAGATTATCGGCGAGCGGCGCTGCAAGCGTTTAGCGCAGCGCTGCCGAATTGAATTGCGCACTGAAATGCCGCTGGGCACATGTGTCGGCTGGAAAGAGGATCGATGTTTCGGATTCATCAGGCCGGACGAAGGCGGCGGTGATATCTTCGTGCACCGAAAAAGCCTCGTTGGTAGTGCGCTCTGGCTCGAGCAAGGGCAGAGAGTGGAATTCGAGATCGGCTTGGATGCGCGTACCGGAAAGCATCAAGCGCTGAACGTCGAAATTCTTCGGTAGCACATGGCGCAGACCGCGAACACCGAAAAGATCAGCCAGATCCACCAAGCGAAAACCGCGCAGCAATCGCCGCGCGATTCCGACTAGCGCCGCGCGCCGGCCGGTACTGCATCTCGTCATGCCCGGCGTTGAAGCCGCGCGCGTAAAGGCGCTGCCTCGAGAGACCGTGACGGCGTTCCTGCGCCGTTCGGGCTGGGCTACGCGAGATCACAAGTATGGTTGGCGATTCAAGAAAGGCTTGCCAACTATCCTTGAAATCAACGGCGAAGCGGTGTTGCGCCGCGATTGGCGGCGTCGGCGCATTGGCTCCAAGGATGTCGTGCGTTTTGTTTCCTATCCGCTTGGTGGTGATGGTGGCGCCAAGCAGATCAATGGCTTGTTGGCATTGGTCGCCGTGGCGGCGTTTGCTGGCCCTCTGGTGAGGACTCATTTCAGATGCGCTGGTGTTGGACACGAAGGACCAGACAATCGTAGCGATCTGCAACAAGGCGATCTTATTGCCCCAGTTCAACGCCGCAGCGACGATACGAGCCGAGCAGTTTGTTGTCTTCCAGGCGGTCGGGCTTGCTCTGTCGACGATGACGGCAGGCAGTTTTGGTGAGTTCAAGAACACTATCGGTCCAACCCTTATGTAGTTGAACGAGCGGATGGCCGCGATGGGCGCGACGGGTCCATTCGAGGTTTCGGTCGCTGAATTTCGGAGCGGCATGGTCTCTCCGGTTTCAGGATCACGACCCTTGCGGGCGGCAGCGAGCACCTAGAGCCTTGGTGCGCAATTGACGCGCCGCGCGGCTTTAATCCATGCCCCTGCAATACCGAAGCGGACGAACAGGTGATCCGCTCGGCACTAGCAGCTGCGCCGGCAAGCCTGGAGGCACACGCTATTGCTGCGCTGAAAACCCAGCGTGAGATTGCTCAACGCGACTTTGAGGCAGGCCGGAATCCTTGCTGGTTGGCGGCTTTGCGCAAACGACCACAATCTCCGCTGGAGGCATTTCCACGCGCATCATTCATCGCTTGCCTGAAGACGTTGTC includes the following:
- a CDS encoding cold-shock protein translates to MPLGTCVGWKEDRCFGFIRPDEGGGDIFVHRKSLVGSALWLEQGQRVEFEIGLDARTGKHQALNVEILR
- a CDS encoding PAS domain S-box protein, translated to MFNQLTTLGRSARQFVFGGITLAVVTLASLHTHSSFAATAFACLVVILLFSQIGSFIASLALSIVSVAALAYVFTPSMFGLRIDDHQDLLVLVAFLAASTVGAYLIGKAHDEMEAAREAAAKVRRGASDLHNREKMWRAIFEHNPAMYFMVDEAGTVLNVNTFGATQLGYTPSELLDLSVLKVFLEADREVVRKRIGECLSDIGQSRTWDIQKVRKDGSVLWARESAKAMLGPDDKPLVLIACEDITEQKRTELALQRSEAHLAQAQELSRTGSFGWNVATGEVFWSKETFRIFQYDPETKPTPQHVLDRTHPKDKAEVRETIDRGFRGEDFEHEYRLLMPDGSIKHIRALARATRTASGDIEFVGAATDITAAKQTEQQLRRSEGYLADAQQLSHMGTWCWDCHRRCFAYRSAEVSRLFGFDPDEPISLEALRSRIHPDDLPLQQVVQRQAIEQKTGNFEYDFRICLPDGKVRHIHAVAHAVLGSDGSTVELIGTHMDVTEQHAARERLENTLAALRESEQRFRDYAETASDWLWETGPDHAVTLLSEHASAAGILAAGLLGQPRWEIACDVEEEPEKWRQHRAILDVHLPFRDLIYRTVNRSGSAIYVRTSGKPFFDVSGNFLGYRGVSSDITVNIRADQAEQELRKAQADLAHVTRVTTLGELTASIAHEVNQPLAAIVSNADACLGWMARETPDVSAARRSVQWIIDDAIRASEVIRRVRTLAKKGDIEMVALDINDVINEAIALLTRELVNHQVSLRTELAPTLPTILGDRVQLQQVIINLVMNGIEAMHTVADRPRELLIQSSRDDRGRVQLSVTDCGVGIAEDDRVRILDPFFTTKSTGLGMGLAICRSIIEAHGGHLSIVRKKEPGATFQFALPVVHLPIRRSGTSSSY